A window of the Sporosarcina sp. FSL K6-2383 genome harbors these coding sequences:
- a CDS encoding MerR family transcriptional regulator, producing MMTYLSTGELSKRLKVSVRTLRYYDQIGLVQPSKKGEGGKRFYSPEDILALEKILLLKSLSLSLEDSKKIVTEKSITSILLVHKSLLEEQVDSIQKSIQHTTSLLNILKLEGTINWEDLLSLVVHQEHERDWQQYFTEDEKQLLREQLPKLENDDSTTKKWVNIMKRIEMCMDREVSPQSVDMQLIMEDITILSEETFQGDQQLMDKFWEVRKSEKASADLRLYPIKPAIIEYIEQALQVEK from the coding sequence ATGATGACCTATTTATCAACAGGAGAATTGTCGAAACGTTTAAAAGTGTCCGTCAGAACGCTAAGGTATTATGATCAGATTGGTCTTGTCCAACCTTCCAAGAAAGGGGAGGGAGGCAAGCGGTTTTATTCGCCGGAAGATATTTTAGCACTAGAAAAAATTCTACTTTTGAAATCACTGTCACTCTCCCTTGAAGACAGTAAAAAAATCGTAACGGAAAAATCGATTACATCCATCTTATTGGTACATAAATCTTTATTGGAAGAACAAGTAGACAGCATACAAAAATCGATTCAACATACAACTTCCTTATTAAATATTTTGAAATTGGAAGGAACCATCAATTGGGAAGACCTGCTCTCTTTAGTTGTCCATCAAGAACATGAACGTGATTGGCAACAATATTTTACGGAAGATGAAAAACAACTATTGAGAGAGCAACTACCCAAACTTGAAAATGACGATTCAACCACAAAAAAGTGGGTGAATATAATGAAACGAATTGAAATGTGTATGGATAGGGAGGTGTCTCCACAATCGGTAGACATGCAGCTCATTATGGAGGATATTACTATCCTGTCAGAAGAAACATTTCAGGGAGATCAGCAACTGATGGATAAGTTCTGGGAAGTTAGAAAATCTGAAAAAGCATCAGCGGATTTAAGGCTCTATCCAATTAAACCCGCCATCATCGAATATATCGAGCAGGCTCTCCAAGTCGAAAAATGA
- a CDS encoding type II CAAX endopeptidase family protein produces MNNQKSFFTQSPWSWKEFIQLLILVLVLVPFFVEYLLMNYLSEAFQNDLYAGTLVGFIMSIIFMSGLYFIALKPKRLSWHDVGLNRFPLNYWGPIAGWTIIKIVVSILLVLVMELMGIGVENSKTESIQSHMTPLTFLIAFVSACIISPIYEEIFYRGFLYRLLRSKLGIAAGMLVSSFIFMIVHLPTYNVLPVTFVSGLVFSWTYEKTGSVIPGMIIHGTFNGIALILTAFS; encoded by the coding sequence TTGAACAATCAAAAATCATTTTTCACTCAGTCACCCTGGTCGTGGAAGGAATTTATTCAGCTTCTGATTCTTGTGTTAGTTTTAGTACCTTTTTTCGTTGAGTATTTATTGATGAATTACTTGTCGGAGGCATTTCAAAATGACCTGTATGCCGGAACTTTAGTTGGTTTTATCATGTCTATCATTTTTATGTCGGGGCTTTATTTTATTGCGTTAAAGCCTAAACGACTCTCCTGGCATGATGTGGGACTAAATCGTTTCCCTTTGAATTATTGGGGGCCGATTGCTGGATGGACAATTATTAAAATTGTCGTTAGTATTTTGTTAGTCTTAGTCATGGAACTAATGGGGATAGGCGTGGAGAATAGTAAAACAGAGAGTATCCAATCTCACATGACACCTTTAACTTTCCTGATTGCTTTTGTGTCAGCATGTATCATTTCACCTATATACGAAGAGATATTTTATCGAGGGTTTCTTTATAGACTGTTGAGAAGTAAACTTGGTATTGCTGCTGGAATGCTCGTTAGTTCTTTTATTTTCATGATTGTTCATCTTCCAACATATAACGTCTTGCCAGTCACCTTTGTATCTGGATTAGTCTTTTCTTGGACCTATGAAAAGACGGGTTCTGTGATTCCAGGCATGATTATTCATGGCACCTTTAATGGAATTGCTCTTATACTCACTGCCTTTTCATGA
- a CDS encoding SDR family oxidoreductase: MKVLLIGANGQIGKHVVKLLQESNEHTVRAMVRDEAQVAVLQEKGIEAIVANLEGSVDEIANAAQGCDAVIFTAGSGGHTGPDKTLLVDLDGAVKSMEAAEKVGANRYVMVSAIQAQNRESWATSPIKPYMVAKHFADRALVGSKLNYTIVRPGGLVNEAGTGKVSAGENLQRGSISREDVAKTLVAALNEKNTYKRSFDLVTGETAIPDVLKNL; this comes from the coding sequence ATGAAAGTATTGTTAATCGGGGCAAATGGACAGATTGGTAAACATGTTGTCAAACTACTGCAAGAAAGCAATGAACATACTGTGCGAGCAATGGTGCGAGATGAGGCTCAAGTTGCCGTTCTTCAAGAAAAAGGGATAGAAGCGATTGTAGCTAATTTGGAAGGTTCTGTCGATGAAATTGCCAATGCTGCACAAGGCTGTGACGCTGTTATTTTCACGGCTGGTTCGGGTGGTCATACAGGTCCAGATAAAACGTTATTAGTTGATTTGGATGGGGCAGTAAAATCGATGGAAGCTGCGGAAAAGGTCGGTGCAAATCGGTATGTGATGGTAAGTGCAATTCAGGCACAAAACAGGGAAAGCTGGGCAACCAGTCCAATCAAACCCTATATGGTTGCAAAACATTTTGCAGACAGAGCACTTGTTGGTAGTAAATTAAACTACACAATTGTTCGTCCCGGTGGCTTAGTAAATGAAGCCGGAACTGGAAAGGTTTCTGCGGGAGAGAATTTACAACGGGGATCTATTTCACGTGAAGATGTCGCAAAAACACTAGTTGCAGCACTAAATGAGAAAAACACCTATAAACGTTCATTTGATCTTGTCACCGGTGAAACAGCCATTCCAGACGTATTGAAGAATCTATAA
- a CDS encoding TetR/AcrR family transcriptional regulator, translating into MKSRQEQRSEETQKLILESAANLFAKKGYDAVTIREIAKNAGCSHTAIYLYFRDKETLLHQLSLPPLHQLHQKLQAISKLDSLSPESKLKEISLEYMSFCLKNRSMYDVFFNAKSSRVDEKPELEVNQLRIEIFNLLKSIIQENLSISNEEQLLAFSRIYYYQLNGVLSTYSYQHEPHDLLMERLRPTFNLAIEILLLGFQEKLK; encoded by the coding sequence ATGAAAAGTAGACAGGAGCAACGTTCAGAGGAAACCCAAAAGTTGATTTTGGAATCTGCTGCAAATTTATTTGCGAAAAAAGGATATGATGCCGTAACGATTCGGGAAATTGCAAAGAATGCGGGCTGTTCACATACAGCGATTTATCTATATTTTAGGGATAAGGAAACATTACTTCACCAGTTGTCTTTGCCACCATTGCATCAGTTACATCAAAAATTACAGGCTATCTCAAAGTTGGATTCATTATCACCCGAAAGCAAGCTAAAAGAAATAAGTTTAGAATACATGTCCTTTTGTTTGAAGAACCGCAGTATGTATGATGTTTTTTTCAATGCTAAATCATCGAGAGTGGATGAAAAGCCTGAATTAGAGGTCAATCAGCTTCGAATAGAAATATTTAATCTATTGAAATCTATCATTCAAGAAAATCTCTCTATTTCGAATGAGGAACAACTTTTGGCATTTTCTCGAATTTATTATTACCAATTGAATGGAGTATTGAGTACCTATTCTTATCAGCATGAACCGCATGATTTACTAATGGAACGATTGAGACCAACATTTAATCTAGCAATAGAAATTTTACTTTTAGGTTTCCAAGAAAAATTAAAGTAA
- a CDS encoding MBL fold metallo-hydrolase — MQVKKISEHIWCLKTWMIIPIHVWVVKDGEGITLVDAGMPMMTNRIIQFMERLNAGPLLRILLTHGHSDHVGAVKGILKKYKVPVYAHQIEIPYMEGEVVYPKRKKLETNLPKTLTNPLLEDGLGNLKKIGGLTPYFTPGHSPGHVAYYHEQDQVLLAGDLFTSKKGKLKQPMPAFTADMKQAVASASIISQLKPKRLEVCHGNTVFQPSDQLEEYMKIMERMLEGQ; from the coding sequence ATGCAGGTGAAAAAGATTTCTGAGCATATATGGTGTCTGAAAACTTGGATGATCATTCCTATTCATGTATGGGTCGTAAAGGATGGGGAAGGGATTACATTAGTAGATGCAGGAATGCCAATGATGACAAACCGCATCATTCAATTTATGGAACGATTAAATGCCGGTCCTTTATTGAGAATACTTTTAACACATGGACATTCTGATCATGTCGGGGCAGTAAAGGGAATTTTGAAAAAGTATAAAGTTCCGGTGTATGCTCATCAAATTGAAATCCCTTATATGGAGGGCGAAGTCGTTTACCCAAAACGTAAAAAGTTGGAAACCAATTTACCAAAGACATTAACCAACCCCCTTTTAGAAGATGGCTTAGGGAATTTAAAGAAAATCGGGGGACTTACCCCTTATTTCACACCAGGGCATTCTCCAGGTCACGTCGCCTATTACCATGAACAAGACCAAGTATTATTAGCTGGAGATCTGTTTACATCTAAAAAGGGGAAGCTCAAGCAACCTATGCCTGCGTTCACAGCAGATATGAAACAAGCTGTAGCAAGTGCTAGTATAATAAGCCAATTAAAACCAAAGCGGCTAGAAGTGTGTCATGGAAATACAGTGTTTCAACCTTCCGATCAACTAGAGGAATACATGAAGATTATGGAGAGAATGCTAGAAGGTCAATAG
- a CDS encoding YrdB family protein produces the protein MELCVLGAFSYWGFHMNKGWLINTILGIGTPLAVAIFWGTCIASKATFPVTIPIRILLQIIVFVLAITALFV, from the coding sequence ATGGAATTATGTGTGCTCGGTGCTTTTTCTTACTGGGGTTTTCACATGAACAAAGGATGGCTCATCAATACGATACTCGGAATTGGAACACCACTAGCGGTTGCAATATTTTGGGGAACTTGCATTGCTTCGAAAGCGACTTTCCCGGTAACTATTCCTATTCGAATACTACTTCAAATAATCGTATTTGTACTTGCGATTACGGCTCTATTTGTGTAA
- a CDS encoding TIGR01777 family oxidoreductase — protein MKKKIVIAGGTGFIGHYFEEKFADLGYEVIIISRQPQHLSWTDEASIVKALENAEMLINLAGKSVNCRYTEKNKKEIIDSRTETTHILGHALLACKNPPSLWINSSTATIYRHAQDRPMTEASGEIGTGFSVDVAKVWEESLFSFDLPQTRTVALRIAIVLGKDGGVMEPYRNLVRFGLGGVQGTGNQMFSWIHVEDVFRIVLFLQDNKQLDGVFNCSAPQPISNREFMSQLRKSMDRKIGLPSPKWILEMGAVFMRTETELILKSRWVVPERLEKEGFQFTFCVIEDALQDILKG, from the coding sequence ATGAAAAAGAAGATAGTCATTGCTGGTGGAACGGGCTTTATAGGACACTATTTTGAGGAGAAGTTTGCGGACTTAGGATATGAAGTAATAATCATTTCAAGGCAACCACAACATCTTTCTTGGACGGATGAGGCAAGTATCGTGAAGGCTCTGGAAAATGCAGAAATGCTCATCAATCTTGCAGGCAAGTCCGTCAACTGTCGCTACACCGAGAAGAATAAGAAAGAAATCATAGATTCCAGAACAGAAACTACTCACATTCTCGGTCACGCACTGTTAGCTTGTAAAAATCCACCCTCTTTATGGATTAACTCAAGTACTGCAACGATTTATCGACATGCGCAAGATCGTCCTATGACAGAAGCGAGTGGTGAGATTGGAACTGGTTTCTCCGTTGATGTGGCTAAAGTTTGGGAGGAATCCCTATTTAGTTTCGACCTTCCTCAGACAAGGACAGTCGCCTTAAGAATAGCCATCGTACTTGGTAAAGATGGCGGAGTAATGGAGCCTTACCGTAACCTAGTTCGCTTCGGCCTCGGTGGTGTACAAGGAACAGGCAACCAAATGTTCAGCTGGATTCATGTAGAAGATGTATTTCGGATTGTACTATTTCTTCAAGACAATAAACAGTTGGACGGAGTTTTTAATTGCTCAGCTCCTCAGCCTATCTCAAATCGAGAATTCATGTCGCAGCTGCGAAAATCGATGGATCGAAAGATAGGCCTCCCATCACCGAAATGGATACTTGAAATGGGTGCGGTCTTTATGCGAACCGAAACAGAATTGATTTTAAAAAGTCGTTGGGTTGTTCCGGAGAGGTTGGAAAAGGAAGGGTTTCAGTTTACATTTTGTGTAATCGAGGATGCGCTTCAAGATATATTAAAAGGCTAG
- a CDS encoding sulfate adenylyltransferase, which yields MVNVPVKNKFLNYPQQPHGGKLVDKVVTGKEREEELVRAKQLPTIMVDMEASITLEMIATGVLSPNEGFMNEPDYNSVLATGRLTNGIIWPAPLSFAPIGNRNQDIVKSLKLGDEVTLADENNEPVAILQIEDIFQYDKEKRASSLFGTTDRNHPGVDAIYRRMGDVSLGGPIRLLRRMDWGPFEKLRLEPKDTWHTFYEEKKFRTAAGFITGANPLHRGHEYIHKNALEELDGLLLQPLVEMAKREYTRHEFRMLSYRSVLDTYYPQGRSILAPLRVTYIFAGPRETVLHALIMKNYGCTHALIGRDHAGIGDYYDKYASHSIFDEFKPEELGIEIRLFHEVFYCTRCDSPATGQSCPHDEQYRINISGTGIREMLRHGIMPPKEIVRPESARIAIQGVQPKGLDEFGRSISPVGKTLKSIFPFYLERTRLGGRKRITPLTVEELTNLDLEAANLDVRTNADRIYRDIFDEFSSVGDVNRSLQPEWIADARESMRVHQEMVIQDLEEKVTQASATASDEFLYQDKEDSRSELDVAKKILADIPKVLTDEHFQERIWNLLPYHRYRGSDEPNEQKEDNHEK from the coding sequence ATGGTAAATGTGCCAGTGAAAAACAAGTTCTTGAACTATCCACAACAGCCTCATGGGGGCAAATTGGTGGATAAAGTAGTGACGGGAAAAGAGCGAGAAGAAGAGCTTGTCAGAGCCAAGCAACTACCAACGATTATGGTAGACATGGAGGCTTCAATTACGCTTGAAATGATTGCGACAGGGGTTTTGTCTCCGAATGAGGGCTTTATGAACGAGCCAGATTATAACTCCGTTCTTGCGACAGGGCGGTTAACCAATGGCATCATATGGCCTGCGCCGCTAAGTTTTGCGCCAATCGGTAATCGGAACCAAGATATCGTGAAGTCACTTAAGCTTGGGGATGAGGTGACACTTGCGGATGAAAACAATGAGCCTGTTGCTATTTTGCAAATAGAAGATATTTTTCAATATGATAAGGAAAAGCGTGCGTCATCTCTTTTCGGTACGACTGATCGAAACCACCCAGGGGTAGATGCAATTTATAGAAGAATGGGCGATGTCTCTTTAGGTGGGCCTATTCGATTATTGCGGCGAATGGATTGGGGACCATTTGAGAAGCTTCGCCTGGAACCAAAAGATACGTGGCATACATTTTATGAGGAGAAGAAGTTTCGCACTGCGGCAGGTTTTATAACAGGAGCCAATCCATTGCATAGAGGCCATGAGTATATTCATAAGAACGCTTTAGAAGAATTAGATGGCTTGCTTCTTCAACCTTTAGTCGAGATGGCCAAACGTGAGTATACCCGTCATGAATTCCGTATGTTGTCTTATCGAAGCGTTTTGGATACGTATTATCCGCAAGGCCGCTCGATTCTCGCTCCTTTGCGGGTAACGTATATTTTTGCAGGGCCACGGGAGACTGTTTTACATGCCTTAATAATGAAAAACTATGGATGTACGCACGCGCTCATAGGGCGAGATCATGCAGGAATTGGCGATTATTATGATAAGTATGCGAGTCATAGTATATTTGACGAGTTTAAACCAGAAGAGTTAGGGATAGAGATTCGACTGTTTCATGAAGTCTTTTACTGCACACGTTGTGATAGCCCAGCTACAGGGCAGTCCTGTCCGCATGATGAACAGTATCGGATTAATATTTCTGGTACGGGTATACGGGAAATGCTTCGCCATGGGATTATGCCACCGAAGGAAATTGTGCGTCCTGAATCAGCTCGCATTGCGATACAAGGAGTTCAGCCGAAAGGACTTGATGAGTTTGGAAGATCCATTTCACCAGTCGGCAAAACGCTTAAAAGTATATTCCCTTTCTATTTAGAAAGGACAAGGCTCGGTGGAAGAAAGCGCATTACACCTTTGACAGTAGAGGAACTAACGAACCTTGATTTGGAAGCGGCGAACTTGGATGTCCGGACCAATGCGGATCGAATCTATCGAGACATTTTTGATGAGTTTAGTAGTGTTGGTGATGTCAATCGTAGTTTACAGCCAGAATGGATTGCAGATGCCCGGGAGTCAATGCGTGTTCATCAGGAGATGGTCATTCAGGATTTGGAGGAGAAAGTGACTCAAGCATCAGCTACCGCTTCCGATGAATTCTTATATCAGGATAAAGAAGATTCCCGAAGCGAACTTGATGTCGCTAAAAAGATTCTTGCGGACATTCCGAAGGTGCTCACTGATGAGCATTTCCAAGAGCGGATTTGGAACCTTCTCCCTTACCATCGTTATCGTGGCAGCGATGAACCAAATGAGCAAAAAGAGGACAATCACGAAAAGTAA
- a CDS encoding sugar ABC transporter substrate-binding protein encodes MKKKWNCFQKVGFSLVALIGVSAALAACSGDKKEDEVTTGEKSSGNEPQTIRLVAANHPWTEAIMPMLPDFEKETGITVKVDSYFEDQLSQKTSVEFAANAKSIDVVLFRPLQDGKQFEKNGYFASLNDYVSQEGNSTDDFVPSALGSVKNGDNLYGLPVVTESTVLYYRKDILEKAGLQPPKTLDELKEQAEKLSDPQNGLYGFVARGKRSPAVTQFSSFLYSHGADFMEDGQATLNTPEAIQAFEYYGGLLKDYGPPGTLNMSWPEAMAVFTQGKAVFYTDASALYTNATDPSKSGVAEEVGFAPFPAGPGGNKVAAPPAWAIAIGANSEKKDAAWQFVKWVTSKDIVLDLQADGITGALTSVWEMPEGVAHFPEDLTEAIVENNKHGVPYDRPAIINVGEARDAIGDVINAAIEGKDVKAAADKSNAAFQAILDKE; translated from the coding sequence ATGAAGAAAAAATGGAATTGCTTTCAGAAGGTCGGTTTCTCGCTGGTGGCTCTGATCGGGGTAAGCGCTGCTCTGGCTGCTTGTAGTGGTGACAAAAAAGAAGATGAAGTGACTACCGGAGAAAAGTCATCTGGGAACGAGCCTCAAACAATCAGATTGGTTGCTGCTAATCACCCATGGACCGAAGCCATTATGCCAATGCTACCTGATTTTGAAAAGGAAACAGGCATTACGGTGAAAGTAGACAGTTATTTCGAAGATCAGCTATCCCAAAAGACTTCTGTTGAGTTTGCGGCAAACGCAAAGAGTATCGACGTCGTGCTGTTCCGTCCACTTCAAGATGGGAAACAGTTTGAGAAGAATGGGTACTTTGCCTCTTTGAATGACTATGTTTCTCAAGAGGGGAATTCCACGGATGATTTTGTTCCGTCCGCTCTTGGCAGTGTGAAAAACGGGGATAACCTGTACGGGCTTCCAGTTGTAACTGAATCGACGGTTTTATACTACCGTAAAGATATCTTAGAAAAGGCAGGTCTTCAACCACCAAAGACGTTGGATGAATTGAAAGAACAGGCGGAGAAATTGAGTGATCCTCAAAACGGCTTGTATGGGTTTGTCGCACGTGGGAAACGTTCTCCAGCGGTTACTCAGTTTTCAAGCTTCCTTTACAGCCATGGCGCTGATTTCATGGAGGATGGACAAGCGACTTTGAATACACCTGAAGCAATCCAAGCCTTTGAATATTACGGTGGGTTGTTAAAAGATTATGGTCCTCCTGGAACGTTGAATATGAGCTGGCCGGAAGCGATGGCTGTCTTCACGCAAGGAAAAGCAGTTTTCTATACAGATGCATCTGCCCTTTATACAAATGCAACGGATCCCTCGAAGTCAGGGGTAGCTGAGGAAGTTGGTTTTGCACCGTTCCCAGCCGGCCCTGGTGGAAATAAAGTGGCAGCCCCTCCAGCTTGGGCTATCGCCATTGGTGCCAACTCTGAAAAGAAAGATGCTGCATGGCAGTTCGTGAAATGGGTTACGAGTAAAGATATCGTGTTGGATCTTCAGGCCGACGGAATCACAGGGGCTCTCACATCGGTTTGGGAAATGCCAGAAGGTGTTGCTCATTTTCCGGAAGACTTAACAGAAGCGATTGTGGAAAACAACAAACACGGCGTGCCATATGACCGTCCAGCCATCATTAACGTAGGTGAGGCACGTGATGCGATTGGTGATGTCATCAATGCTGCGATTGAAGGTAAAGATGTAAAAGCCGCTGCAGATAAGTCCAATGCGGCGTTCCAAGCCATTCTAGATAAAGAATAA